The following DNA comes from Streptomyces sp. NBC_00273.
CCGCCGGAGGGCCCTCGGTAGGTTGATTGTCCGGTTCTGGGTAGGGTTCCCGGGACAGCGTGCGGAGCGGTACCGGCTCGGGGTGGGGTTATGGGACGTCAGATACGCGTGCCGGGTGCGGTGCTGGTGGCGCTGCTGCTGGCCGCTGCCACCGGGTGCTCCGGTCCGATCGCGCCGGACGGCGGGGACCCGAAGGCGTCCGCGCCCGCGGGCTCGTCGTCCGCGGCCGCGCCGAAGTCCCCGAAGGCGCCGGACTCACCCGGCGACGACGCCAAACCGGCCGGTGGGGACGTACTGCCCGGTATGGTCACCGCCGCCGTGGCGCGGACCCAGTTGGCGGCGCTCAAGGTGGCGCCGGTCGGCACGATGGCCGGCTACAGCCGGGACAAGTTCACGCACTGGGCGCAGCAGGGCAACAAGTGCGACACCCGTGAGGTGGTCCTGGGGCGCGACGGCACCGGGGTCACCCAGGACGCCGAGTGCAGGGCCGTGTCCGGCAACTGGAAGAGCCTCTACGACGGGGCGGTCGTCACGGACGCGGGGAAGATGGACATCGACCACATGGTGCCGCTCGCCGAGGGCTGGCGCTCCGGCGCGGCCGGCTGGGACTCCGCGCGGCGCAAGGCCTTCGCCAACGACCTGACCCATCCTCAGCTGCTGGCCGTGACCGCGGCTTCGAACCGTTCCAAGGGCGACCAGAGCCCCGATCTGTGGCAGCCGCCGGACAAGGCGAGCTGGTGCCAGTACGGGCGGGCCTGGACCACGGTGAAGTCCACGTACGGACTGACCGTCACCGAACCGGAGAAGAAGATGCTCACCGCGATGCTGGACACCTGCGCCTCATGACGCAGCCGCACCGTTGGCAGGACGAGGTGCTCGCCGGGCCGGGCGGCGCCATGACCGACGAGGTCGGCGTGATCACCGGCCCCCTCACGCTGCGCACCACGGAGGTGGCCGGGGGCCTGGTCCGGTTCGAGGTCCAGTACGAGGACGCCGACGAGTGGTACGCGCTCACCGGGAGCCCCCGGGCCCACCGGGGCGACCCGGCCGCCCTGCACGCCGCCGCCCTGGCGGCGGTCCGCGCGGGCGGCGGGGCCGTGGCGCCGGGCTGAGGCGCCTGCTCGGGGACGCTCGGAGGACGGCTCAGAGGACGGCGATGCCCAGGGGCCGGGCGCCCGCGGCGAGTCGGCGGGTGGCCCCGGTGTCGAGGTCGACGACCGTGATGCCGTTCCAGTACCCGTCCCGGGTGTAGCCGCCCGTGACGTAGGCGGTCCGGCCGTCACGGGATGCGGCCACGTCCTCGTGCGGGCCCTGCAACGGGTACACCCGCTCGGCGCCGTCCGGGGAACGGACCGTCAGCGAGGGACCGCGGCCGTCGCCCGGCCGCACGGCGCCCGTGCCGACCACCAGGAGCCGGCCGTCGGCCGTGCCGGCGGCGCCGTGCTGGTGGGTGTCGGCGGTCATCGGTTCGATCCGGGTCCGCCCGGTCCGCGGGTCGACCACGGCAAGCCGCTCGCCCTCGAAGGGGAGCAGCAGTTGACCGTCGGAGCGGCGTACGACGGCGTAGTGCGGCTTGAGCCAGGAGCCGAGCCCGCCCTCGGTGCCGTAGGGGGCGACCTCGATCCGGCGGGGGCTCAGCGAGTCGGCCGCGACGACGGTGACGTCGAAGGAGTCGTGGCCGGTCACGTAGACCTCGGCGCCGTCCGGTGACACGTCCACGTCGAAGGGGCGCCGGCCCACGGGTACGGCGGCGGTGACCTCGCTCCTCGCCGTGTCGAGGACCTCCAGGACCCCGGTGGTGCCGGGGACGTTGACCCCGACGTAGGCGTGCGCGCCGTCGGGCGAGAGCGCGATGCCCATGCCGCCGCCGCGGTACTCGCCGTCGGTGACCGGGCCGGTGTCGGAGCGGTGCGGGATCAGGGCCAGCCGTACGCGGGTGCGCGTGTCGACGACGGCCACGCCCTCGGCGGTGGCGACCCACGCCCGGCCGTCCGTACCCACGGCAAGACCGTAGGGGGCCCTGCCCACGGTGACCGAGGCGACCGCGCCGCGCTCCGGGTCGACGAAGGTCACGGTGCCGGCCCCGAAGTCGGCGGTCAGCAGCAAGCCCTGCGGGGTGGGGGCGGTGGCGGGCAGCGGGGAGGCGGCGAAGGGCGCCGGGGCCGGCGGCGCGGGCACCGCGTTCGGGGAGCAGGAGCCGAGCAGCAAAGTCGCGGCGAGCGCCGCGAGCGCGCCGCGCCCGCGGGTAAGGATGCTGGTACGAATGCGGGCGGGGGTACGGTCGCCCGGCGCGCGGCGGTTCACCGGCCCCGCCCGGCTTCCGCCGCGTCGGCCGCCGCCTTCAGGGCCCGCGCCATGCCGTCGAAGCCCCGGCGGGCGGCGTGCTCGTACGGGGTCACCCCCTCGTGGTCGGGCAGCAGCGGATCGGCGCCCGCCGCGAGGAGAACCGCGACGACCTCCTCGTGGCGCGGACCCCCGTCGCCGAGGATCACCGCCTCCAGCAGGGCGGTCCAACCGAGCCGGTTGACGTGGTCGACGTCGATGTCCGTCGCCTCGAGCACGGCGCGCACGTACGCGGTGTGCCCGCGCTCGGCGGCCGGGATGAGGGCGGTCCCGCCGAAGCGGTTGCGCTGCTTCAGATCCGGTCCGGCGGGCAGCAGCAGGCGCATCATCCGCACGCTGCCGGTGACGCCGGTGACCAGCCAGGGGCTGTCCTCCCGGGAGTCCGGGGCGTTCGGGTCGGCTCCGGCGGCGACCAGCAGTTCGGCCACGGCCACGTGGTCGCCGAGCGCGGCGAGCAGCAGTGGTGTGCGCAGCGCCTCGTCGCGGGCCTCCACGGCGGCGCCCGCGGCGAGCGCCGCGCCCACCGCCGCCGCGTCGCCGCGGCGGGCCCCGTCGAGGAGGAGTCGGTCGTGCGCGTTCATGGTGTCCCTCTCGGCTCCGGGGCGGGGAGGGCCGGGTACGTCCTCCCGCTCCCCCGGTCCATGCTCGCCGGGCCGGCGCCCCGGCGGGTCCGACCGGTGGACGGAGCGGGCGGGCGGTCCGGAGGACCCCGGGGTCGGCCGATCGGTTGATGCGGCCGCGGGGATCAGGGACGCGGATCAGGCCTCGTACTCGGTGAGGTCGATGCCGTGGACCCGCACCGAGGTCCCGTACCGCGGATCGACGGTGTCGCGTTCCGTCACCATGCCCAGCTTGCGGATCACGTTCTCCGAATCGGTGTTGCTCATCCGGTTGATCGCGACGACCCGGTCCAGGCCGCGGTCCTGGAGCGCGAACTCCAAGGTGGCGTGGGCGGCCTCGGAGGCATAGCCCTGGCCCCAGTACTGGCGGCCGAGCCGCCAGCTGATCTGGACGTCGGCGCGGGCGTCCGGCAGGTTCTCGAGGACCGAGAGGCCGACGGCACCGATGAGCTCGCCGGAGCCGAGGAGCTCGACGGCGAAGAGGCCGAAGCCCTCCTCGTCCCACTCCTCCTCCCAGCGCTCGATCTCCTCGGCCGTCCCGTCCAGGTCGAGGGTCTCGCCCTCGCCGATCCAGCGCATCACCTCCGGGTCGGCGTTGATCTCCGAAAGGGGGACGAGGTCGTCTTCGGTCCAGCGGCGGAGGAGGAGTCGGGGGGTAAGGATCTCGGTCATGCCCACATCCTGCCGAATCTCCGCCGACCAGCGGTAATCGGCCGTTGCGGCAGTGTTGCGGGTTCGTGGACATCGGCGCGGGAAGGTTCCCGCGGCCCGTCCCGGGCTCTACGGTCCGTGGGAACCGCGACCAAGGAGTGCTCCTGCCATGCCCCTCGATCTGTCGGACGAGAGCCGGTACGACCGCACGCGCCTGCGGCAGTGGGCGCGCGGCCGCGCCCGCTCCGCCGGAGTGGACCGCCGTGATCTGCTGAAGCTGTTCGCAGTGGGGGCCGCCGCCGGATCGCTGGGTGCGGCCGCGGGCGGCGGCACGGCCTGGGCAGCGCCGGACGCACCCGTCGCCGACCCGGTGCCGCGCACCGTCAAGCCGCTGCCGCCCGAGCTGTTCACCCTGCGCGGTACGAACGCGGAGACGAACTTCGCAGCGCTGCGCGGCACGGGCCCGCTCACCCCGATCGACCGGTTCTTCGTGCGCAACCACACCGCCACCCCGCGGATCGATGCCGCCGCGTGGCGGCTGAAGGTGTGGGGCGACGGGCTGGCGGGCGGCCCGCTGGAGCTGTCGTACGAGCGGCTGCGCGCCCTGCGGCCGGTGGAGCGGACGCTGTTCATCGAATGCGCGGGCAACGGCCGCAGCTTCTACACCACGCAGCAGGGCCAAGCCGTCACCGGCACCGCGTGGACCCTGGGGGCGATCGGCGTCGCGCGCTGGCGCGGTGCGCGGCTGTCGGACGTACTGCGCCTGGCGGGCGTGACCCGGGGGGCCGTGGACGTCCTGCCGCGCGGGCTGGACGACGAGGTGGTGGCGAACGGGGTGAACCTGGGCCGGGTGCGGCGCCCGCTGCCCGTCTCGAAGGCGCTGGACGACGTACTGCTGGCCTACGAGATGAACGGGCAGCCGCTGCCGCCCGACCACGGCGGGCCGGTCCGCCTCGTGGTCCCGGACTGGGTCGGGATCTCGTCGATCAAGTGGGTCGGGGACATCGAGGTGAGCGACGAGCCGCTGTACTCGCCGTGGAACACCGACCTGTACCGGCTGTTCGGGCCCGAGCACCCGGCGGAGGGCAGTGCCCCGCTGACCCGGCAGACCCTCAAGAGCGCCTTCGAACTGGAGCTGGGGGCCGCCGTCCCCGTGCACCGGCCCCGGCTGCTGACCGGTCGTTCCTGGTCGGGCGGGGCCCCGGTCACCCGGATCGACGTCAGTACGGACGGCGGCGTCCACTGGCGGCGGGCCCGGCTGCACGACACCCCGCGCCGAGGTGGCTGGGTGCGCTGGTCGGTGCCGTGGACCCCGCGGGCCACGGGTGCGACCTCGCTGCTGGCGCGGGCGACCGACGCGACCGGGCGGACGCAGCCCGATCGGTCGGTCCACAACGCGCAGGGCTACCTCTTCGACGCAGTGGTCCGCCACCCGGTGACGGTGGTCTGACCCCGCCCCCGGGTCAGGGGGTGTGGAAGGCGACCTCCGGTGCGTCCGGCGACGGGCCGTCGAGCACGGGCTGCGGGCGGCCCCCCAGGTGCTGGTCGAAGAAGGCGCCGACGTAGCGCCGGGTCAGTTCGACGGAGCGGCCACCGGGCAGCGGGGCCTCCTCGTCGGGCAGGCCCAGCTGTTCGCCGATCGCCGGGAAGTCGGTGAAGGTGAAGTGAGCGGAGCCGGCGAAGGTGATCCAGCGCTTCCAGCCGTCGAGCAGCGGCCAGTCGCGGTCCCAGCTCGCGTTGCCTCCGGGGCCGCGCTGCTGCGCGCCGAGCAGCATGAAGGGGCGCCCGCCGAGTCCGGCCGCGGGGACCGGCGTGGAGAAGCCGCCGTCCATGTTGATGCCGGCCCGGATCCTGCCGTCGGCGGCCATCGCGGCGGCGGTCGAGGCGCCGCCGATGGAGTGGCCGGCCATCGCGATGCGGCCCGGGTCGATGAGTCCGGCGTGGCGCCAGACGGGGTTGCGTCCGGTGAGGCGGTCCAGGAGGAAGGACACGTCGCGGGAGCGGGTGTCGCTGACGGTCCGGTAGCCGGCCTCGTCCTGGACCTTCTCGCAGGCCAGGCACGTGAGCACGCGCCCGCCGGGGAAGGCGGTCCCCACGCTCTCGTACGCGTGGTCCACGGAGGCGACGACGTAGCCGCGGGAGGCCAGGTCCTCCGCGAGCGCGGTGAGGGTGGCCCGGTGGACGCTGAAGCCCGGGGAGAGGACGATCAGCGGGTACCGACCGGCGACGGGACGGGCGCCCGTACGGCCGTGGGTCCGTGTGCCGGTCAGGGTCTCGACCGGGATCACCTGGTCCAGTCCGCGGTCGACCAGCAGCAGCCGGGCCTCCTCGGGGGTGAGGTAGCGGGTGGCCCGGCCGCTGTCGCGGCGCGCCGGGTAGCGCATGGTGACCATCAGCTCGCGCGGCCCGGATCCGGCCCAGGGGTCGGTGCGGCTGCGGTCCACCAGGTGCAGGTCCTCCCGGCCGACGGCGAACCGGCCGGTGGGGCGCGGGAGTTCCACCGTCGTGCGGCGGTCGTCGGTCCCCACCGGTCCGGCGGCCACGGAGGTGTCCGCGGCGACCGAGGTGCCGGCGGTGGCGAGCGGGAGGGGCAGGAGGATCGCGGCCAGGGTCAGGGCGGCGGCGGTTCTGCGGTTCTTCATGAACGTCACGCTATGCGCGCCGTTCTGGTGGATCGTCAGCCTCTGAGGCGGATCGGCCGTCAGCCCCCGGGGGGAGTCGGGGGCGCCGGGTCACTCCTGAGTCGTAGCCACGCTGATGGCGTCGAGCTGGCCCCGCAGGTAAGTGTGCGAGTCGACGGGTTCGTGCACGATCCGGCCGACCGGGGCGGGCAGCGACTCCACCCGGGTGTGCGGGTCGCACTCGTAGAAGTAGACGAGGGAGATCAGCTCTTCGGCCGGGGTGTGTGCGGGCGGGGGCAGTACGCGGTGGCGGCCCGCGCGCCAGCGGTCGCCGGTCCAGCGGGCCATCAGGTCGCCGATGTTGACGGTGAGCGCCGCGGGGTCGTAGGGCGCGTCCTGCCAGCCGTCGGCCTCGGTGTGGATCTGGAGCCCGCCCGCGCCCAGCTGCCGGTCGAGGACGGTGACGGTGCCGAAGTCCGTGTGGGCCCCGATGCGGAACTGCCCGGGCAGGGGCGGGCCGACGATCTCGGTGCCCGGGTACCAGTTGAGGTTGAACCCCCAGGTGGGGTGTGAGGTGTGGCGGGTGAAGTGGTCCTCGGCGAGGCCCAGCGCGACGGCGAGGAGTTCCAACAGTTCGTCGGAGAGGGACCGCATCAGGCGCAGGTACTCCGTCACCAGGGGCCGGAGCTCCGGCACTTCGGTGGGCCACACGTTGGGCGCGAACCATTCGGCGTCCACGGAGGGGATCCCCGTGGGGTCATCGGCAGCGAAGGACCAGGACTCCTTGAGGTCGGGCGGCGAGGCCGCCCCCTCCGCGTAGCTGTTTGCCTCCGCCCCGGGGCCGAGCCAGCCGCGGCCGCCGACCGGGACGGCGTACGGGGCCTTCGTGCTGGCGGGCTGCCGGAAGAACCAGCCCGCCGCCTCCCGGATCCGCGCCGGGAGCGTCGGGTCCACGCCGTGCCCGGCCACCAGCAGGAAGCCCGCTTCGCGCAGGGCCTCGTCGACCCGGGCGGCCGTACGGGCGCGGGCCGCGGGCCCGCCGGACCGCCACGGCCCGAGGTCGATCACGGGAATCTGGGATGCGGCCATGGGAGACCTGCCTTCCGGGGCTGCGGGCGCGTCCGGAACCGAGGCTATCGCCGCGCGCCACCGGAGGGGATCGCCACGGAGCGTGATTCTCGGACACCTTCTGTGTGCATTCGCCGTCGTGGATCGCGAAGATCGTCACGATAAGCACCAGAATGGGAGGGGCAGCGGTGGCTCACCAGGGACGGAGCGAACGGTGGAGATTTCGACGAAGGAAGTCTTCGGGGCCCCGTGCTGGGTGAGCCTGATGACGCGCGACCTCGGCACGGCCCAGCATTTCTACGGTGCGGTCGTGGGCTGGAGGTTCCGCCCGACCCGCCTCGGCGAGGCGTTCTCGGTGGCCTTCCAGGGCCGGGTGCCGGTCGCGGGCATCGGGGCGCTGGCCGCGGACCTGGGGGTCGCGGCGGCCTGGACCCCCTACTTCGCCGTCGACGACGCCGATGTGGCGGTGGACCGGATCCGGGAGCGGACGGGCACGATCGCGGTCGGCCCGGTCTCCTTCGAGTCCGGCGGCCGCGCCGCGCTCGTCGCCGACCCGGACGGCGCCGTCTTCGGGATCTGGGAGGGCAACGTGGAGGCGGACTGGCGGGTGGGCAGGGGTCCGTCACCCGCCTGGCTGGAACTGCGCACCAGGAACGCCTTCGACGCGGCGATCTTCTACGGTGCGGTGCTGGAGTGGGCCACCGGCCGCGCCGGCTGCTGCGAGGTCTCGTACGAGGAGGACCAGGTCGTGCTGCGGCAGGACGGCGAGCCCGTCGCCCGCCTGAACAGCGGCCCGGTGGAGATCGCCTCCTACTCCCCGCACACCCGGCCGCGCTGGCACGTCCACTTCCGGGTGCCGAAGCTCCGTCCGGCGATGGAGGCCGCCGTCTCGCTGGGCGGACGGGCCGTCTCGGAGATCACCTCGAACGCCGTGGAGCGGTGGGTGACGCTCCGCGACCCGGACGGGGCCCTGTTCACCCTCACCACCGCCCTCGGGTCGGACATCGACTGACCGTCCCCGTCCTCCGTTGGTGGGGGGCGACTCACACTCGGTGACGCTTCGAGATGCGGGCGCACGGCAGGACTGGTTCGCTGAATCCGCCCGCTCTCCCCCACAGATCCAAGGAGCGATCATGAGCGTTTCAGGTGAGTCCCGCGGCCGGTCCCAGCAGATGCGCACCAAGGCGAAGGAGCTGAACGACGCGGCCGAGCGGTCCACCGACCCGGAGGAGCGCCGCCGGCTCAAGGAGAAGGCCCGTCGCCTCCAGGAGCAGAGCGAGCAGGAGGGCCGTATGGACGACCGGGGCATGGACCCCATGTAGTCCGTGCGTCTCCCCCACGCACCCCCACCGGCCGGTGTCCGCCGCGATCCCCGTCGCCGCGGCCACCGGCCGGTGCCCGTCTCGGGGGCCCGCCGCGGGCTTGGACCGTAGGAATCATGGATCTAAGCTGCTGCCCCGGATCGCCTTCCTCCAGGAGTCACCCGTGGCGCGCTCGCTCGACGGCCTCGTCTTCGCCCCCGTGGCCGACCAGTCCCCCGGCCAGGTCGGCCGGCAGACCCGGTTCGAGTACCACGAGCAGGACGACCGGGTCTGGGCCGAATACCGGGGCGGCGACGTGGCCATGGGCTATCTCGTCGGCACCCGGGCCGGCCGCACCATCGACTTCCGCTACGTCCAGCTCCGCCTCGACGGCACGACCGCGTCCGGGCACTGCACCTCGCTCCTGACGGAGCTTCCCGACGGGCGCCTGCGCCTGGAGGAGACCTGGACCTGGGAGTCCCAGGAGGGCAGCGGCACGAGCGTGGTCGAGCAACTGCCGCTCTGACCCCTGGGTTCGCGGCCCTCGCCGGCCCGGCCCGGTGACGGTGGGCTCGTTCAGAGCATGATGAGCAGCCGCGTCTTGGCCTTGAGCTTCCGGTTGACCGAACGGCTCTGCACGTACACCTCCAGCTTGGGATTGCGCCCCGCCTTCACGGAGACGGTCCCCTGGATGCCCGTGCCGAACAGGAGACTGCGCGCCGCGTCGCCCGTGTACGCGCGGTCGGTGTCCTTCTCGACCACGATGACTTCCTTGTCGGGCTGAACCTGGACCCGGGTGCCCAGCTGGTAGTAGCACGACCCGCGTTCGTACGTCACGCCCGGGTGCGAGTCGACGAAGGTGCGGATCGCGACCTCCTCGTCGACCTTCAGGAGCCGGTACTTGTCGGCCGGGACCGGTTCGAGGTTCGCCCGCACGTCGTCCACCGAGAGGTCCTGGCCGACCGCGAACAGGTTCTTCGTGCCCCGCACCCCCTTCTCGCGGCCGCGCAGGAAGCTGGTGGCGGCGGCGCGCACGGTGCCGATCGCCTCCTCCACGCCCTCCTGGGAATCCGCATCCCATATGGCGATGTTTCCGGCCGGGAAACCGTAGTTCTGGGCGGTCCGCTTCGCCAGGGAGTTCGGAACGAGGATCGCGGACGTCCAGTGGCCCGGGAGCGCACCCATCTTCGCCGCGATCCTGTCCAGCCAGGGGCCGAGGATGGTCATGTCGCCGTCGTGCCGGCGGTCGCCGCCGGAGGCGTTCTCCTCGCCGTCCGTCACCACGATCTGGAGGAAGCTGTGCTCGCCGTACTCCTCCCAGATGTGGCCCAGGTCGTCCAGTGACTTCAGCGAGGCTTCGATGAGGGCGGTCGCACCGTTGTTCACCTTGTAGAGCCCCCGCATGGACGGGAGGTGCTTCACGTCCATGTCCCAGACCAGGTTCTCCACCTTGTGGTCGAAGGAGTAGAGGCTGATCCGGGTCTCGTGACCGAGACTGTCCGACTCGGCCTTCAGGCCGGCCACGAACTCGTCGACGACACGGATCAGTTGACCCTGGTGCGGGCGCATGGAACCCGAACAGTCCACTACCAGCGCGACGTGGTTCACCTTGTGCTGGATCTTGTTGGCGGACATGTCTGTGCTCCTTCTCAGAGGCTCCCCGAGTGATGTCTC
Coding sequences within:
- a CDS encoding HNH endonuclease family protein; translated protein: MGRQIRVPGAVLVALLLAAATGCSGPIAPDGGDPKASAPAGSSSAAAPKSPKAPDSPGDDAKPAGGDVLPGMVTAAVARTQLAALKVAPVGTMAGYSRDKFTHWAQQGNKCDTREVVLGRDGTGVTQDAECRAVSGNWKSLYDGAVVTDAGKMDIDHMVPLAEGWRSGAAGWDSARRKAFANDLTHPQLLAVTAASNRSKGDQSPDLWQPPDKASWCQYGRAWTTVKSTYGLTVTEPEKKMLTAMLDTCAS
- a CDS encoding ankyrin repeat domain-containing protein translates to MNAHDRLLLDGARRGDAAAVGAALAAGAAVEARDEALRTPLLLAALGDHVAVAELLVAAGADPNAPDSREDSPWLVTGVTGSVRMMRLLLPAGPDLKQRNRFGGTALIPAAERGHTAYVRAVLEATDIDVDHVNRLGWTALLEAVILGDGGPRHEEVVAVLLAAGADPLLPDHEGVTPYEHAARRGFDGMARALKAAADAAEAGRGR
- a CDS encoding GNAT family N-acetyltransferase, translating into MTEILTPRLLLRRWTEDDLVPLSEINADPEVMRWIGEGETLDLDGTAEEIERWEEEWDEEGFGLFAVELLGSGELIGAVGLSVLENLPDARADVQISWRLGRQYWGQGYASEAAHATLEFALQDRGLDRVVAINRMSNTDSENVIRKLGMVTERDTVDPRYGTSVRVHGIDLTEYEA
- a CDS encoding sulfite oxidase, with amino-acid sequence MPLDLSDESRYDRTRLRQWARGRARSAGVDRRDLLKLFAVGAAAGSLGAAAGGGTAWAAPDAPVADPVPRTVKPLPPELFTLRGTNAETNFAALRGTGPLTPIDRFFVRNHTATPRIDAAAWRLKVWGDGLAGGPLELSYERLRALRPVERTLFIECAGNGRSFYTTQQGQAVTGTAWTLGAIGVARWRGARLSDVLRLAGVTRGAVDVLPRGLDDEVVANGVNLGRVRRPLPVSKALDDVLLAYEMNGQPLPPDHGGPVRLVVPDWVGISSIKWVGDIEVSDEPLYSPWNTDLYRLFGPEHPAEGSAPLTRQTLKSAFELELGAAVPVHRPRLLTGRSWSGGAPVTRIDVSTDGGVHWRRARLHDTPRRGGWVRWSVPWTPRATGATSLLARATDATGRTQPDRSVHNAQGYLFDAVVRHPVTVV
- a CDS encoding alpha/beta hydrolase family protein, with product MKNRRTAAALTLAAILLPLPLATAGTSVAADTSVAAGPVGTDDRRTTVELPRPTGRFAVGREDLHLVDRSRTDPWAGSGPRELMVTMRYPARRDSGRATRYLTPEEARLLLVDRGLDQVIPVETLTGTRTHGRTGARPVAGRYPLIVLSPGFSVHRATLTALAEDLASRGYVVASVDHAYESVGTAFPGGRVLTCLACEKVQDEAGYRTVSDTRSRDVSFLLDRLTGRNPVWRHAGLIDPGRIAMAGHSIGGASTAAAMAADGRIRAGINMDGGFSTPVPAAGLGGRPFMLLGAQQRGPGGNASWDRDWPLLDGWKRWITFAGSAHFTFTDFPAIGEQLGLPDEEAPLPGGRSVELTRRYVGAFFDQHLGGRPQPVLDGPSPDAPEVAFHTP
- a CDS encoding isopenicillin N synthase family dioxygenase, yielding MAASQIPVIDLGPWRSGGPAARARTAARVDEALREAGFLLVAGHGVDPTLPARIREAAGWFFRQPASTKAPYAVPVGGRGWLGPGAEANSYAEGAASPPDLKESWSFAADDPTGIPSVDAEWFAPNVWPTEVPELRPLVTEYLRLMRSLSDELLELLAVALGLAEDHFTRHTSHPTWGFNLNWYPGTEIVGPPLPGQFRIGAHTDFGTVTVLDRQLGAGGLQIHTEADGWQDAPYDPAALTVNIGDLMARWTGDRWRAGRHRVLPPPAHTPAEELISLVYFYECDPHTRVESLPAPVGRIVHEPVDSHTYLRGQLDAISVATTQE
- a CDS encoding VOC family protein, whose protein sequence is MTRDLGTAQHFYGAVVGWRFRPTRLGEAFSVAFQGRVPVAGIGALAADLGVAAAWTPYFAVDDADVAVDRIRERTGTIAVGPVSFESGGRAALVADPDGAVFGIWEGNVEADWRVGRGPSPAWLELRTRNAFDAAIFYGAVLEWATGRAGCCEVSYEEDQVVLRQDGEPVARLNSGPVEIASYSPHTRPRWHVHFRVPKLRPAMEAAVSLGGRAVSEITSNAVERWVTLRDPDGALFTLTTALGSDID
- a CDS encoding DUF6381 family protein; the encoded protein is MSVSGESRGRSQQMRTKAKELNDAAERSTDPEERRRLKEKARRLQEQSEQEGRMDDRGMDPM
- a CDS encoding vWA domain-containing protein; this translates as MSANKIQHKVNHVALVVDCSGSMRPHQGQLIRVVDEFVAGLKAESDSLGHETRISLYSFDHKVENLVWDMDVKHLPSMRGLYKVNNGATALIEASLKSLDDLGHIWEEYGEHSFLQIVVTDGEENASGGDRRHDGDMTILGPWLDRIAAKMGALPGHWTSAILVPNSLAKRTAQNYGFPAGNIAIWDADSQEGVEEAIGTVRAAATSFLRGREKGVRGTKNLFAVGQDLSVDDVRANLEPVPADKYRLLKVDEEVAIRTFVDSHPGVTYERGSCYYQLGTRVQVQPDKEVIVVEKDTDRAYTGDAARSLLFGTGIQGTVSVKAGRNPKLEVYVQSRSVNRKLKAKTRLLIML